The genomic window AGTCCCTCTGCCAAAGGGGGCTCTTTGTATGCAAGGACAGGGCCTCATACCCCCTGTGCCATCTCCCTACCCCAGGAGATCCGTGAGCTGCAGTCCCAGATCTCGGACACGTCTGTGGTCCTATCCATGGACAACAGCCGCTCCCTGGACCTGGACGGCATCATCTCCGAGGTCAAGGCCCAGTATGAGGACATCGCCAACCGTAGCCGGGCTGAGGCTGAGACCATGTACCAGATCAAGGTGAAGAGCAGGGTCACAGGCTGGCCCTCCGCTCTGGCGGGTTCTGTGCCCTAGTACTTGAGGTGGGAGCAGGATTTCAAACTCTCCTGCCTGCTGTGAGCTGGGCCCACCGCATgggtgctggggagagagggatgTCCGTGTGCCTGGAGGTCTGCGAAAAGGGCTGgcagtggtgtgtgtgtctgtgtggggggGGGACGGGGAGGGGAGCTGAGCTGGGCACTTGCCTCACTCCTGCCTCACATCCACAGTACGAGGAGCTGCAGACATTGGCTGGGAAGCACGGGGATGACCTCCGTCGCACGAAGACGGAGATTTCTGAGATGAATCGGAGCATCAGCCGACTCCAGGCTGAGATCGAGGCCCTCAAAAACCAGGTATtgtctgggctgggggtgggagaggatcCTTGGACATGTCTGCTCTTGGGTGAGGGCAGACAAGGCAACAAGGAGTGATGAGGCGAGGGTCAGGAAAGGAATGCTAGACCAGACTTTCAACTTCTCAGACTGCCCCCTGGGTGGGGGAACGGTGCTGAGCAGGTCCCTGGGGCTGTGACGGGCCAGAGAGGGGTGGGACAGATAGCTTAGGTTAGGATGGAACCTTTGGTTCCCTTGAGCCTGCTTTATTTTATCTGTCTTATATATCAGGGTAAGGTCAGGTTCTCCTGCTTTAAAGCAGTTTTGAAAGCAGAGATGTGGTCCAGTTAGTTAGGCTGGGGATGATGCCTGATGGGGTCCCAGGTGAGAAGTTTATGCAAGGAAGTGCCTGGGAGCTGCTCAGGTTTCCCTGTCCTGCTTCTGAAGCCCATGGTAGCATTTTCTTTGAGCTAGGTGGAGTTGCTTAGTCTAGGTCAGGGAGAGGCTCTGGTTCCCAatagagaggggagggggggggtgcagggggaggaggCAACCAGACTCTGCTCTACCTGCTGACCTGTCCCCCTGCCTGCACAGAGGGCTGCACTGGAGGCTGCCATTGCTGATGCTGAGCAGCGCGGGGAGCTGGCCATTAAGGATGCCAATGGCAAGGTGGCCGAGCTGGAGGCCGCCCTGCAGCGAGCCAAGCAGGACATGGCCCGGCAGCTGCGCGAGTACCAGGAGCTCATGAACGTCAAGTTGGCCCTGGACATTGAGATTGCCACCTACCGCAAGCTGCTGGAGGGCGAGGAGAGCCGGTGCGTACTGGGGTCTCTGACTGGTGCTCTAGCCCTGGGacctggggtgggcaggggtgggaattGAGTCCTCTTGTCCTGGGACAAGGGCCTGGGGTTGGTTCTGATGTCCCATGTATCCTCTGGGTACAGGCTGGAGTCTGGGATGCAGAACATGAGTATCCATACTAAGACCACCAGCGGCTTTTCAGGTGAGTGTCTCGgcctggggggtggagggcaggagggcaggagggcgggGCCTTTTTACACAGCTACTGGTCATTTCCCTCTTGTACAGGTGAGCAAGCTGGGGCCGAGTTAGAggtcttgtccaaggtcacataactaATTCAAAGCTCTCGGTTTTCCCCACCCATCCTAAAATCATGAGCCAGGGTGAATTCCCCAGCCCTGGGAACCATGTAGCAGATGGTAGGGAAtgggggcatggagcctgatgtgtgcTTGGCCTTCTGTGCCCATTTGCTGTTCTGTTTCTGATCAGGTGGCCTGAGCTCGACCTATGGGGCCCTCCCAAGCCCTAGCCTCAACTATGGCCTGAGCTCCTTTCAGTCCAGCTTTGGCCCCTCCGGGTCCTTCAGCCGTGGCAGCTCCTCCAAGGCTGTGGTGGTGAAGAAGATTGAGACCCGTGACGGGAAGCTGGTGTCTGAGTCGTCTGATGTCCTGTCCAAGTGAACAACCACTGTGGTCCCACCCAGCCTCCCGGCTCTCATGGCTGCCATAGAGCCTTTGGGGGAAGGAGCTGTGCAGGGAAGCATTGGGAACAGGAGACTCACCTAAGACTCAATCAGTCCCAGTCCTCAGCCTGCCCCTGGGGGCGGTTCTGCTGCCCTGGGTACCCCTTCTTGTCCATGCCTCCAACTAAAAGCCAATTTGAGTGTCTTGTCCCAAATAAAGTCTCAGCCGGCTCTGCCCATCCCATTAGCTGTGTGCAGCCCTTAGCCATGGGGTGAGGGAAAGGAGGTCAGGAGGCCTCTCCTGGGACTcagaagctggggtgggggatggctaGAACATGGAGAGGGGCACTGGGAAGGAAAGTCTGGCCTTCTCCGGCTGTTCCCAGAGAGACCTCTttgctgaaaaaacaaaaaaaacacaaaaaaaccacgTGACACCTTGGGCATGCATGTGCTCTTAAACACCCCATTTCATTTTATCTGTGCAATAAACCCTTTGAGGCACGCAGGCGGGTTTTAGATACTATTAGCAGGAGAGAGTTCAGTTTCCTCTCTGCAGACCTCCCAGGACTGCTTGCACATAGGGCTGAGTAATTGGCCCAGTGGGAAAGAGGAAGCTCTGGAGTTTGTACTCTGCCCTTCCCAAGCCTCTCCTCCTCGTCAGCCAGGCACATGGCCTTTCCTTGGGGGCCACCGAGGTCTTCTTACCGTCTTCATTCCTTTGCAGCGGGGGACCAAGGAGTCCCaggtttccttcctcttctgaagTCCAGAGTCCATTCGTAGCAATTGGACGTGTCCCACCCACGGTTTCTAGAAGCCAAGATCGCACAGGACTTGGCATTGATAAGTGAGCTCTTCCCAGCTCCCCTGATGGTTGCACCCATCCGACACCGGTCCTTGCCATTcctttgccacccttttactTGCAGcgttaacattatttttaagatttatttgagagagagagagtgcaagctggagtaggaggggcagagggagaggaagagagaatctccagtggCCACGTCGAGTatggagccccacgcagggctcgatcacGACCCTGagctcctgacctgagctgaaaccaagagtgagacgcttcaccgactgcaCCAGCCAGGCGCTCCCACATGCAGTGTTTGTATTATACATACAGCTGAGTGAGTGAAGGGTGTGTGCCTTCTGTGTTTGCATGTGGAGGGCATGCTGTGTTGGTAGGGGTGTGTATatgttctgtgaagtgtgtaaagggGTTTGCCCATCTTTGCGGAAACTGCAGCCTCCAGGGTCTAGGGCGGGGCCAGAAGTTGAAGacacacctgggtgggtcaggtcaTCTCTGGCCTCTGgtcctactcccctcccccccgccccccactgccaCCCCAGGGATTCCAGGCCTTAGCACCGGACAAAGTGAGGACAAACCCTTACTTAGTTCTGACCTTCTGAAGCACAAGGAGAATAAAAACCATGCAGAGAGTACAGTTGTGGGGACAGTGGGGGGAGGAAACTTGAGTTCTAGCACTGCTATGGGGTCTCAGGGGTCCTGTCCCCAGATCCTTGGCTTCTCAGAGTCGGGGTTCTCCAGATATCTCCCTGGCTACTCAGCTCGACGATGGAGCTGCTTCCTGACTGATCCCAGGCCTTCTACTTCCCCACCCGCTCCCAGGGCTAGGCCCAGAGTTCTGGACTCCGTCACAGTAAAGGACTTCCCTCTTCCAGGATCAAACTAAGACCATTGTTTAGAACATGATTATTTTTTGGCAACAGCTCAaagtaagaaatttatttttatcacaacCTGCAGACTAAGCAGCCTTCAGTTCATGTGGGACTGACTCTCAGCAGGTCCCAGGAGGCGGCAGGGTGGTATCAGAGCCCAGAGCAGGCGTGGCACCCAGAGAGAGGGACCAAGAGGCCCCTGAGGCCCtgagtcaatattttaaaattgtgtccCACCCAATCCTTCTCGAAGCCAGCCACCCATCTTATCAGGCCCCGCCCCCACAAGGTGGGCATGTTGGGGGCATCTAAGGGCCCCAACAATAGCCTCCTGGTGTTTCCACACCCCAGGTGTTTGCTCAGGGAAAGGCAGGAAAACTCTGGGGGgaattccctcccttcctccccctccctccttcctttctaggAAGTGTCTCTGTGTTCCCACTATGTGATCAAGCACATTCAGCGTTCAGGGGACACCAAATATAAGAGCTGGGCCCCCAATTCTCATTTAGACGACCCTGAGGAAGGATGGaagctaacatttttttaagtacctACTTGATGGCACATCTGGGGCTGCATCACATTCCAACTCTCCAGTGTTCCTGGGAGGCAGGTAATAAAATCCCCATTTTACGCAAGTAGAATTTGCAAAAGGTTACACTGTAAGTGATGGAAATGGTGTCCAATGCTTGGTCTAGGGCTTTTATACAATCCTAGATTTTATCGTCTGTACTGCGTACACAGCTGAACAATTTtaagcttgtttttgtttttgaatggaCGATGTCTCCCTGTacacagttcttttattttattattttatttttaaagattttatttatttgtcagagagagggtgagagagagaaagagagagcacaagcaggcagagtggcaggcggaagaggcagagggagaagcaggatccccactgagcaaggagcccaatgctggtcTCTACCTCAGGAtacggggatcatgacctgagccgaagtcagatgtttaacggtaatggactgagccacccaggcattctccCTGTACACAGTTCTAAGTACAAGGGGCCTCCTTCCCCACCAGCTACCTGGTTTCTCACCCAGAGGGTAACCAAGTTAcctgtttctttctgtctttttttttttttttttttttaaagatttttatttatttatttgtcagagagatagtgagagagaaagcgaaaacaagcagggggagtggcaggcagagggaaaagcaggcttccttatgagcaaggagactgatgtgggactcgatcctaggactctgggttcatgacctgagctgaaggcagatgcttcactgactgagccacccaggcatccctaacgtTACCTGTTTCTTGTAATTCATTTCAGGTAGAGTTTATGTATGTATCATCCCTCAAGTAGGTACATGTATACAGGTGTACTTTTCACAAAGGGTATTATACTATATGTGGTAATATATGGCACGATTTGACATTCacccaacacttgttctttccaTATTAGTATGTAAGTTGCTGCCTCTTGCTTTTTCAAAGCTTCATAATATTCCACTTATGGACGAGCcgctatgtatgtatatatgtaagtaaGCAAGCAAGGAAGCTCTACACCCAAAGTacaacttgaactcacaaccccgagatcaagaatcccatgctctattgactgagcagccaggcatcccatatttaaaaaatttttaaaaaattaaaaaaaaattaaatttaaataaaaaaaaataaaaaaaaagattttacttatttgacagacagagatcacaagtaggcagagaggcaggcagagagagaggaggaagcaggctcccttgccaggcagggagcctgatgcgacgctcgatcccaggaccctgggatcatgacctgagctgaaggcagaggctttaacccactgagccacccaggcgcccctaaatttaaaatttttaatatttaaaatttattgttaaatatatttaatatttaaataataggaATTACAtacaatatttaatatataatttaaatgatgtttaaatattaataaatatattaaaatattaaaaatgaataagttttaattttaattcccgTATAGTTCAAGTGCCACAGTTTATGTAACCAATCCTCAGTTGGTGggtcttttaaattttctgctttgtcaacaAAGTTGCAGTTAATAAGCTTGGGTCTGTGGCATATCGTATGTGGTGGGGATACCTGAATAATTCctggaattgctgagtcagagTACAggtacatttaaatttttgattggTATTAGAAAAGAATACCAATGGGACTGAATTTTAGTTTTCTAGGAAATCTACAGGTATAGAAGGCCCACGTTTGACCAGTGCAGATAAATCATTGTTCCTTATTGTTCTCACCTCTTAACCCTCTAGGAGCAAAAGAATGAGTTTTCCAAGCATTTGTGGGCCACTCTTCATACATTGTCATTTTAAGGTTTTGCTTTGCCCATCCAAGTTGCTCTGGGCTAGGATGGGCCATAATTGCGTCTTTGGGGGACTTTAAAGTAGCTCAGGGTGAGGGCCAGACAGATGATAGCCCTGGGAAGGGAGGAGGTGCTGGGAGCAGTAGccggggaggaaggaaagggaggcctgGGGATCAACAGGGCTGAACATGGTTGGTAGTCCCTGGGCTGGCCACTCTGCTGCCACTTGGCATATCCTGGGGTGGGTGTTAGCTGCTTTATGTATACCCTCCCCGATTCTGGTAACAGAACTCTCTCCTGATCCGGCCAGTGGCACTGCCTCCCACTTTTTTCCCAACTGTCCTTCCCAGCTGCAGCCTGTGGTCCTGGTGGGCCAGCCAGTCACACACCTCCTCTCTGGGCCCGCAAGAGTGGGTGGGGCCAGTCTGGCCAATCAAAGAACAAAGGCTTTGTTCCTTTCTTGCTGGGGTATGACGGTAAGGGCGGTAAAAGGCAGAAAGCGCTTCATAGAGTTCTGCTTCTAGAACATTTCCCAGCTCACAGAAGATTCCCATGGGCCCCTGGCTAGAGTGCTCCTTTAAAAGGACGGATCAGGTTTGGTTAGTCTCCTGCTTGCAGCCCCTCCTGTTGACGACATGCAGGCGAAGGCtcctgccctgggggtggggggtgtcggGCAGTTTGGGCCTGAttggcctctgcctgctgctcaggcCTCCTCCTGGCCACCCCCTCCTGTGTTCTTTCATTCTGTGGTGCAGGCTTTTCAGGGCTTGGCTCCCAGCACATCTTTTTCTGCTGGGGCCTACTGCACAGGCTGTCCTGTCTTCTTGGAACACATTCCTTTTCTATGCACATTTAGGAGTTTCATATCGTCCTTCACAGGGCCCTCAATGTGGCATCTGCAGGAAAGCCTTCTAGACACCACAGGTGGTGGGCTTGCCTCTTCTACCTTCCTtaattccctcttccctctctctttcttcctcccaccttcctttccttcctctctctcttccctttccctccccctcccctcccctcccctcccctcccctttctttctctttatttatttattgttagtcATCCCCGATAcctagcccaatgtggggcttgaactcacgaccctaaaatctagagtcacatgctgtttggactgagccagccaggtgtgccCAGGGTGGGCTACGTCTATAATAAGTTCTCAAAGTAGCCTGTATTTTTCTCCTTGTAGAATGAAACAGTCTGTTCATCCGCAATGCTTTCTTATTCATGGGAGCCATGCCTGGTGGACTGTAAACACCATAGGGACAGAGACCCCATTGCACCTGCCTAGTTTCTCATGATCTTCAGGACTGAGCAGAGTGGTAGGCACACAGCCCGTGGTCCAGGAAAAAGTTATTAAATACAAGAATAAATGAGCCATTTCCATAGTGATGGTcatctattttgtattttattattattattattattattttttcacattttgagaTTTCAAAATTCcttcttcaggggcacctggctggcccggTCCCTGTGGAAGGTGCAAGTCTTCATCTCacattgtgagttcaagccctatgcgGGGTgtagagatcatttaaaaatacagtttttacaaaaagattttatttatttatttgacagagagagacacacacagcgagagagggaacacaagtagggggaatgggagagggagaagcaggtttcccgctgagcagggagcctgatatggggttcaatcccaggacactgggaacatgactcgagccaaaggcagacgcttaatgactgagccacccacgcaccctaaaaataaaatcttaaaaaaaaaaaaaaaaaacaaatcccaaCCAAAGAAACCCCTCCTTCCTTTTCGGGGAAAACCAATCAATTTGCTCATGCCTAGTCCAGAAGCTGCTGATGTactggcttttattttaatttattaaaaaaaaaagaattatttatgtatttgagagagagagacactatgagctggaaggacagagggagagggagagaagctcacTCTCTGCTGAGCGCAGTTCCCAATGCCAGGTTCCatctctgaccctgagatcatgagctgagcctaaaccaagagtcagacgcttaactgcctgTGCCCCGCAGGTGCTCTTGTATTGGTCTTTTAAGGCATCTACCTGTAAAATGGCCTTGCCCCCACAGCAGCGATCAGGCCTTCTGTAAGTGcctgggaaaggagggaaggCAGACTTGGGGCCAAGTTTGACGCAGATGTGCCTACCTGTGTGTGGCCGGTGCCTGGAGGATGGGAACAAGGATGGCAGGAGTGAATCCACGGACACCCAAGACAGGGTCCTTGGCCTGAAGCGACTTCCAGCTTACCCGGAAAACAATGCACTACCCAGAAAAGTCAACTTCCCTTGCTCAGTCAGCAGTCACTGGTCACCTGGGATGAGGAAGACACTGTCAGGCTCGGGGTGGAAGGGGACGGGATGTTTGGCACCTGGCAAGGTGAGGAGTCACTGTGCACGATGGACTCAGTGATGACTTAGGGCAGCATTGACAGTTGGTGGTCCCCCAATTCCTCCATAACTAGAACTCCACTTTAAGGCTTTGGGCACTTGGTTACCTGAAATAAAGACTACATACTTTTGTCGTCCTAGTAGGTAGCTGTGGCCATGCAACAAAGGGCTAGAAGTGGAAGTATCCTAAGAGGAAGAGAGTGTGAGCTGTTTCTTTCACTCCTCCTTTCTGCTGGTGTGAATGCATATGGAATGGCTCTAGTTCAGCAGCTATCTTGGACCATGAGGTGACCTCTGGAATAAAAGCCGTCCTGGGCAGAGCAAAGGAGAGATGAGACCTGGTCCATGTACCATGGGATGCCATACTGGCCTTGGACAGATGGTTTCCATGCCTGGAAGTTGGGAGAGAGATAAACTTCCATCTGCACCGAGGCACCGTTATCCTGGGTTTTGCTGTTACTATTAGCTGAAGCCAATCTTTGTAGAGTCTCAGGTGCCTAGCTTCCAGAGGAGCCAAGAAGATGAGCAGAGAGAATGCTGGCTGGAGAAAGCAAACTGGCTTCTAGCCCTGTCTTGTCCTTGACTTGCTCTGGGGTGTTTGGAAAAAGCTCTCTCTTTTTGGGCCTTGGTCCCCTCTTCTTAGACCGAGTTGTTGGACTCTGTGGTCACCAAGATATCTTCTCACCCTGCCGTTTTATCTTCTGGATATTTTGATGATTCCTGGAAGCCCAGCATGCTAAGCTGAGAAAGTTGTACTCGATCTCAGAAACCATGGTGTCCCTGGAGAATTTTTCTGAGGAGGGGTGCAGGGACGGGAAGTGGCAGAAGTGCTGCTTTAGGTAGAGAAACCTGGCGTCTCcttatagggacacctggctaAGCCGGGGTGAGTCCTGGGTGAGCGTCAGAAGACCGACTCTGCCATGCACTTGGTCTGTGACTGTGGCATACTGCCtaccctctctgaacttcagcttGCTGCCAGTGACGTGGGGACGATCTGCCCCGTCCTAGGGCCTTTGAGGCTGGGACCCAGTAATGTATGTGAAAGAGTTCTATAAACCCTAGGTGGTGATGCTTGCCCTTTCCCTCAGGAGTCCTTCCAGGATGAATTCTTTGTTGTCTTCCCTTCCGTGTCTGTGGGTCACCCCAGTGTGGGCACTCCCCATCAGactgtgccccccgcccccccgaaGCAGGTGGCTCAGGCCTTAAGGGAGTGGGGTCCTCAGGCACCTGCCTGCTCGGGCCCTACCCCTGCTCCACAcagctttttcttcctctcttggaTGTGTTAAGTGCTTACCCCACCTCGCCTACTTCTCGTGTGTTCTCTGTGAGGAAAGAAGGTTGTCTTTCTATAGGTGAGGAACGGGGTCTGAGGCCCTGCCCAGGAGGGGAAGTCATTTTCTCAGGGTTGCCTGGCATGGGGTGGCAGCGTGTGGCTGGAAAAAGAGACTCTAAGCCTAAAGTTTTTCCCAGATTATTTGACCTGCACAGACCCTTTGAAGCTAGGGTAAACTTGTGggatgagagaggagagaactgaggagagggccaggctggtgggCACACAACTGGGTGGGGGACAGGCGGGCAGTAGAGCTTCGGTCACCTGAGGCCCGTGCGTCACATCACCCAGGCTTCAGGTGCCCCCTGGTGGACATTGTGGGGAGGGCCCAGCCCGTCACCTTCCCCACTGTAGCCAGCTTCTGCATAGTTTCCctgactctccctctccttgctacCAGTCTGCCTGTGGGGCTTACTGGAATGATAAGAATGTGAGCAACTTGGagatcttttattattattattattttggtttagGAGGTTAAAATTCAAGCACCTATAGGGGCCGGGCAGCTAAGGTAAAACAGAAAACTAGGTGTGGGGTGAGAAGTTGCGGAGAGTCAACATGCTGTTGGCGCCTAAAACATGCTGGGATGTTCTTGACATTCACAGAGACTTACACTCTACCATGGTCTTTTTTGAAACATGCCGGCCTTTCATTCTCCCCCTGAAGACTGAAAGATAAACACAGGGTGGTTTActtttctgttctctgtctcatcttttctctatttcatctttATTAGGAGATAGCATAGGTGTGGAAAAGGCCTTTGACACTTGGCCTCATTGTAGGGAGAGTAAAAGGCGGTGGTGAGCACAATGGCAAACTAGAGCCACTTTGAACACCTGgggcccaggcacccctgctctgtTACCCTCTGGCTGTGCCCTTGCACCCCTGCTGAGGAGCCCAAGGGGCCAAAGGGACATACATGGCCACCCCCAGAGCCTGCGTCTTCCCATCTTTTTCAGTCTGCCCTAAGTTCACTTCCAGGAACTGCTGAGGCTCCTTCCCTGGGTCCCACCTCCTTCACACCTCCTCCCAGCAGCTGAGGGGTGGCTGATTTGGGGGCTGGGGGTCTTTAGAGCAGCCCTGCTGAGAGTTCTGAATGTGGCCAgtctgaattgagatgtgctgtgATTATAAACCCACAGCAGATCTTCAAGACAGTAGGAgatgaatataaaatacaaataatttaaacacgatttacatgttgaaataatattttgcatATGTTGGGTTAAATACATACACTACTCAAATTAGTTCTATTTCTTTGTACTTTATGAAGGTGACTACTAGAAAACTAAAAAGTATACATGGCTTGCTTTTGTAGCCCACACTGTATTTCTGTTGGGTTGGTACAGACAGCTCTTGGAAGAGTTGTCCTGGTGTTCCCGGAGGTCCCTCCAAATGTGGATTAAGTAGGGGATGGAGctgggtcagaaggagagggaagctgTGGGCCTCCTTTTGCCTGTTCTGTGCCTGTCCACATGTTGGGGCCGGGCCCAGGGCAGTCTCTCTACTCAGACCCTACCTACTGTAGACGGGCAAGGTCTAGAACTTTCACCCAGTTTCCAGAACTTTCCACTTTGCAACAGAAATCGGAAATCTGAATTTTTACATGAAATATCCTGATTTTTAAGTGTTGACAGCTAATTCAAATgtttagaaacacacacacacacacacacacacactcttggcCAAGACCCCACAAGCCAGGGAAAACATATCTTTGAGCTTTGGTTCAAAGTTAGGGAGACTGAGGTCAGAGAGACAAAGTTTGAATTGGTTCCCACAGCAAAGGGGCACATGCCATGGTGCAAGGGACTGAGGGAAGGGGATAAAAGGAACCATAAAATCTCCAACACCAGCATCCATCCCCATTAGCCAGACTTTGAGAGTCCAGTATTGGGGTCAGGCACCAGTGCAGTGGTGGGGACCCGAGGGACACAGAAAGCCTTGGATTTTCATCTTTTCCTGAAGCATGCAGCTCAGCCTGCGTGGACTCCGCAGGACTGGGCCATATCCTGAGGGAAGGTCGGGTTTGAGCGAATAGAAGTACTCCAGATGTCCACTGTGGGGCAGCAGAAGAGCAGGGATGAAGCCGCTCTACACGCTCTTTGGAGAGGACCGGGTGGGCAAGACGCGCAGCTTCCTCCCCAGTCGAGGAGCCAGATCTGAGAGGCCCCTGTGTTGCAGGCCACCACAAGCCCACAGGTGCTTGTGCGAATCGAGAAAGCTCCCATCCTCCTGCGGGATACAGCTGTGGGTATGGCTTGGTGAGTGGAGCTTGGGGTGGATTTTAGTCCCCATCCACTTGTGCCTTACACATCTGACCACCCATGGGACAGTGCTGTGgtggtggggagctgggggcaCACCCAGGAGCTGAGTGGGGCAGCTCTATTTCCGCAGGGCTGTGTCTCCTGCTATAGCGCCCTGGAAGTCCAAGTTCCTGCAGAGAGGTGGCAGGGTCTCCCCTAGAGGGCGCCATACTGTCAGGTGCCGGTCGGCGGGCTCTCCTCTTTCCAGCAGGTGGCAGGCTCGCCGCTCCGTCAGCAAAGCAGGGGACGGGGAGGGTGGAAGGACTATGCTAATGAAGCGTTGGCAGGTGAAGCTGGAGACAGGCCGGGAAGGATGTGCACAGCAGGGGTCAGAGGGGGTTCTTGGCTCTGAAAGAAGGGACACCTGCTTTATGAGAACATAGGTGGCACCGTGGGTCAGCAGCTCGGAGGCCGGGTGCTCTCTTGCTCTGAAGGCTCTGAGAGGGAAGTCACTGAGTGTCTCAGCAGAGCCAGGGCGAGAACTTGGGTGTCCGTGCTCCCTGAAAGTCCTCCTGTCTCTGCAGCACTCCCGGTTGATTCTGATCATGTCACACCCTGGCTAATCCCCTTCCTTAGGGGAAAACCAAGTCCCTGAACTTGGCACTCCATGCCCTGCCTGACCTGGCTGAAGACCACCTCTGCagccacaaccccccccccccccccccccgcatccccctctctctgtccacgAACTCCTTGCAGGTTCCTGGAGGAATCCACCCGGCATTTCCCAGCCTTAATGTACACTCTCCCCCTACCCTCAGTGTGTGTCTCCTATCTGGCCCCTCCAAGGCTGGGCTCCCCCACTTCCCTGTACTCCACTGTGGGGTCCTATCCACTGGGTCACAGCTTCCCCAACAGACGGTTATGTTGGTGAAGGCCATCTGCCTGGAAAGCATGGTGTATC from Mustela lutreola isolate mMusLut2 chromosome 8, mMusLut2.pri, whole genome shotgun sequence includes these protein-coding regions:
- the KRT8 gene encoding keratin, type II cytoskeletal 8 gives rise to the protein MSVRVTQKSYKVSTSGPRAFSSRSYTSGPGSRISSSAFSRVGGSFRGGLNSSMSVVGGYGGGAGGMGGITAVSVNQSLLSPLKLEVDPNIQAVRTQEKEQIKTLNNKFASFIDKVRHLEQQNKVLETKWSLLQQQKTARSNIDNMFESYISNLRRQLDTLGQEKLKLEVELGNMQGLVEDFKNKYEEEIKERADMENEFVLIKKDVDEAYMNKVELESRLEGLTDEINFLRQLYEEEIRELQSQISDTSVVLSMDNSRSLDLDGIISEVKAQYEDIANRSRAEAETMYQIKYEELQTLAGKHGDDLRRTKTEISEMNRSISRLQAEIEALKNQRAALEAAIADAEQRGELAIKDANGKVAELEAALQRAKQDMARQLREYQELMNVKLALDIEIATYRKLLEGEESRLESGMQNMSIHTKTTSGFSGGLSSTYGALPSPSLNYGLSSFQSSFGPSGSFSRGSSSKAVVVKKIETRDGKLVSESSDVLSK